One Salinimonas marina DNA segment encodes these proteins:
- the hldE gene encoding bifunctional D-glycero-beta-D-manno-heptose-7-phosphate kinase/D-glycero-beta-D-manno-heptose 1-phosphate adenylyltransferase HldE: protein MILPDFSKTRVLIVGDLMLDRYWGGSTQRISPEAPVPVVNVNSSEDRPGGAANVAINAAMLGAQVSLLGLVGEDENATLLEQRLSSFDVDCQFSAIAGKDTITKLRVMSRNQQLLRLDFEQSFAEADKSQMLARFEAKLQHTDVVILSDYAKGCLSQPQQFIALARAHQKVVIVDPKGTDFAKYRGASLITPNMAEFTAVAGSAKNEEELTRQAQALKHELSLEALLLTRSEEGMTLYQSSQGSFHLPAKAKEVFDVTGAGDTVVSTLALAYGAGCSLEDACVLANIAASIVVGKLGTSTVTATELAMALSEQHGHKDSGVLSEDKLALALSQAKARNETVVMTNGCFDILHAGHVSYLQAAAELGDRLIVAVNDDASVSRLKGPGRPVNNVQRRMAVLAGLGAVDWVVPFTEDTPQRLIAKLLPDILVKGGDYEIQDIAGGQEVIANGGQVKVLHFEQGVSTTAIIEQIVNKGSQSSSS from the coding sequence ATTGATTGTGGGCGACCTGATGCTTGACCGCTATTGGGGCGGCAGTACACAACGCATCTCGCCAGAAGCACCGGTGCCGGTAGTCAATGTAAACAGCAGTGAAGACCGACCCGGCGGCGCCGCTAATGTCGCGATCAATGCGGCCATGCTTGGCGCACAGGTAAGCTTACTGGGGCTGGTGGGCGAAGACGAAAACGCCACCTTGCTAGAGCAACGGTTAAGCTCATTTGATGTGGACTGCCAGTTTAGTGCTATTGCTGGTAAAGATACCATTACCAAGCTACGGGTTATGAGTCGTAATCAACAATTGTTGCGGCTGGATTTTGAACAATCTTTTGCTGAAGCCGATAAGTCACAAATGCTGGCACGTTTTGAAGCAAAACTACAGCATACTGATGTCGTGATCCTGTCTGACTACGCCAAAGGCTGTCTGAGTCAGCCGCAACAATTTATCGCTTTGGCCCGGGCCCATCAAAAAGTTGTCATAGTTGATCCAAAAGGCACGGATTTTGCGAAGTATCGTGGCGCATCACTGATTACGCCTAATATGGCAGAATTTACGGCCGTGGCCGGCAGTGCAAAAAATGAAGAGGAGCTCACCCGCCAGGCTCAGGCATTAAAACATGAGCTGAGTTTAGAAGCATTGCTCTTAACCCGCTCAGAAGAGGGGATGACGCTTTATCAAAGCTCCCAGGGGAGCTTCCATTTGCCGGCCAAAGCCAAAGAGGTATTTGATGTTACCGGCGCGGGCGATACCGTGGTATCCACCCTGGCTCTTGCGTATGGGGCCGGCTGTTCCTTAGAAGATGCCTGTGTACTGGCGAATATTGCGGCCAGTATCGTGGTGGGTAAGCTGGGCACCTCGACGGTAACGGCCACCGAACTGGCCATGGCATTGTCTGAACAACACGGCCACAAAGACTCTGGTGTGCTAAGCGAAGATAAGCTGGCGCTGGCACTGAGCCAGGCAAAGGCCCGCAATGAAACCGTGGTCATGACCAATGGCTGCTTTGACATTCTGCACGCCGGGCATGTGTCGTATCTTCAGGCTGCTGCTGAATTGGGCGACAGGCTGATTGTCGCGGTTAATGATGATGCCTCAGTAAGCCGGTTAAAAGGTCCGGGTCGGCCGGTGAATAATGTGCAGCGGCGCATGGCGGTGCTGGCGGGATTGGGTGCGGTGGACTGGGTTGTTCCTTTCACCGAAGACACCCCGCAGCGGCTTATTGCAAAATTGCTGCCTGATATTCTGGTCAAGGGCGGAGATTATGAAATCCAGGATATTGCGGGTGGCCAGGAAGTTATTGCTAACGGCGGTCAGGTAAAGGTGCTGCATTTTGAACAGGGGGTGTCGACCACTGCAATCATTGAACAAATTGTCAACAAGGGTTCGCAGTCGTCGTCATCATAA
- a CDS encoding XrtA/PEP-CTERM system-associated ATPase — protein sequence MYESYYGLDSKPFQLTPDPDFFFASRWHKRAMSYLQYGLSQAEGFIVITGDIGTGKTTIANSLVADIEDDIMVAHIVTPKLSPDELVKMVASKFGLEVAGKTKADILKVLEVYLYDLSATGRRALLLVDEAQNLPLETIEELRMLSNFQEFGKPLLQSFLLGQEELQPILRAPNMEQFRQRIVASCHLAPLTLEETREYIEFRLHHAGWRGSALFSEEAFARIHHFTRGVPRKINTLMDRILLYGYLEELETLDENSVDTVISEVSEEMFLPEQNGVEQGAEDDEEYEPAVGANAEHRPKKKLMTPNGNEIQDAEYYKAMLSELVDALDDAISHKIKLTQYIDKLLKKKYRTYVRLKEDD from the coding sequence ATGTATGAAAGTTATTATGGGCTGGATTCTAAACCATTCCAGCTAACGCCAGATCCAGATTTTTTCTTCGCCAGTCGCTGGCACAAACGCGCGATGTCCTACTTACAGTACGGGCTGTCGCAGGCCGAAGGATTTATTGTCATCACCGGCGATATCGGGACCGGTAAAACCACCATTGCCAACAGCCTGGTAGCTGATATAGAAGATGACATTATGGTGGCGCACATTGTGACGCCTAAACTCAGCCCTGATGAGCTGGTAAAGATGGTGGCCTCGAAGTTCGGACTTGAGGTGGCAGGAAAAACTAAGGCCGACATATTAAAAGTGCTGGAAGTTTATCTGTATGATCTCAGCGCCACCGGGCGGCGGGCTTTATTACTGGTTGACGAAGCGCAAAACCTGCCATTGGAGACTATTGAAGAGCTGCGTATGCTGTCTAACTTTCAGGAGTTCGGTAAACCGCTTTTACAAAGCTTTTTGCTGGGCCAGGAAGAGCTGCAGCCGATTCTGCGGGCGCCCAATATGGAACAGTTCCGCCAGCGTATTGTGGCGTCCTGTCACCTGGCACCGCTGACCCTGGAAGAAACCCGGGAGTATATTGAATTTCGCTTGCATCACGCTGGCTGGAGAGGCTCTGCGCTGTTTTCAGAAGAAGCATTCGCCCGCATTCACCACTTTACCCGGGGTGTACCACGCAAAATCAATACGCTAATGGACCGTATTTTGTTATACGGATATTTAGAAGAACTGGAAACGCTGGATGAAAATTCGGTAGACACGGTCATTAGTGAAGTCAGCGAAGAGATGTTCCTACCCGAACAAAACGGGGTAGAGCAGGGCGCTGAAGACGATGAAGAGTATGAGCCAGCGGTGGGGGCCAATGCTGAACATCGTCCCAAGAAAAAATTAATGACGCCAAATGGCAACGAAATTCAGGATGCCGAATACTATAAAGCCATGCTAAGCGAGTTAGTAGATGCGCTGGATGATGCCATTAGTCATAAAATCAAACTTACACAATACATCGATAAACTATTGAAGAAAAAATATCGAACTTATGTTCGTCTAAAAGAAGATGATTAG
- a CDS encoding TIGR03013 family XrtA/PEP-CTERM system glycosyltransferase: MALNKHNQSKRSNILVVTEALLIAYMGYITHFILVQLELTKSAHIEKLAVNVGLLTVAILLCSLSVGLYEAKLRETFRGIIRRIFVSVGLSYFLVEIISRAFFDNLAMHPYFLPAAVASIIITLVVFRYFTNRLGLLGLGKVRIVVLGAGERASIIEKRMRRDVDRIAFDLVGFIPIPGDNREEGIKHEEIIHVKVDENFQQFIADNDIEEIVIACDQRRGTLPIEVLFESRLRGIEVTDLLDFMERETGQIVVNLMYPSWVIYSNGFHSQNYLRDALDYTINAVLAAFIFLFTWPFMLLTASIIWLDDGRRTGTSVFYKQERVGLNGKLFKIIKFRSMRPDAEKDGAKWASKDDDRVTRIGHFIRKYRIDELPQLFNVFKGEMSFIGPRPERPEFVEKLVREVPYYNQRHNVKPGLAGWAQLNYPYGASVEDSMEKLKFDLYYVKHQSMLLDTLILIRTVEIVLFGKGR, from the coding sequence GTGGCTTTAAATAAGCACAATCAAAGTAAGCGTTCCAACATATTAGTTGTTACTGAAGCATTACTTATAGCGTATATGGGTTACATTACTCATTTCATTTTGGTTCAGTTGGAACTAACAAAATCAGCACATATCGAAAAATTAGCAGTTAATGTAGGTTTATTAACCGTTGCTATTTTATTGTGCTCTTTGTCAGTCGGCCTATACGAAGCCAAACTCAGAGAAACCTTTCGCGGTATCATCCGCCGTATTTTTGTCAGTGTTGGCTTAAGTTATTTTCTGGTTGAAATTATCAGTCGCGCCTTTTTTGATAATTTAGCTATGCACCCCTATTTTTTGCCGGCCGCCGTAGCCAGCATTATTATTACTTTAGTGGTGTTTCGTTATTTTACCAATCGTTTGGGTCTTTTAGGTCTGGGCAAAGTGCGGATTGTCGTGTTAGGTGCTGGTGAACGGGCCTCGATCATCGAAAAACGTATGCGCCGGGATGTGGACCGTATCGCGTTTGACCTGGTCGGCTTTATTCCTATTCCCGGTGATAACCGCGAAGAAGGTATCAAGCACGAAGAAATCATCCATGTGAAAGTAGATGAGAACTTCCAGCAGTTTATTGCTGACAATGACATCGAAGAGATTGTTATTGCCTGTGATCAACGCCGCGGGACGCTGCCTATCGAAGTCCTGTTTGAAAGCCGTCTGCGGGGCATTGAAGTGACTGATCTGCTCGACTTTATGGAACGGGAAACCGGACAGATCGTAGTGAATCTGATGTACCCAAGCTGGGTCATTTATTCAAATGGCTTTCATAGCCAGAACTACCTTCGTGATGCGCTGGACTATACGATTAATGCCGTACTGGCCGCGTTTATCTTCCTGTTTACCTGGCCGTTTATGTTACTTACCGCCTCCATTATCTGGCTTGATGATGGTCGTCGTACAGGCACCTCGGTATTCTATAAGCAGGAACGCGTAGGCCTTAATGGCAAGCTATTCAAGATCATCAAGTTTCGCAGTATGCGCCCTGATGCCGAAAAAGATGGCGCGAAGTGGGCCAGCAAAGATGATGACCGGGTAACGCGGATTGGTCATTTCATTCGTAAATACCGCATTGATGAGCTTCCGCAGCTGTTTAATGTATTCAAAGGTGAGATGTCGTTTATAGGCCCTCGTCCTGAACGTCCGGAGTTTGTAGAAAAGCTGGTACGTGAAGTGCCCTATTACAATCAGCGCCATAATGTGAAACCCGGTCTGGCAGGCTGGGCGCAGCTTAACTACCCCTACGGGGCAAGCGTTGAAGACTCTATGGAAAAGCTCAAATTTGATTTGTATTACGTTAAGCACCAAAGCATGTTACTCGACACTCTTATTCTGATTCGTACTGTCGAAATCGTGTTGTTTGGTAAAGGCCGGTAA
- a CDS encoding XrtA/PEP-CTERM system exopolysaccharide export protein: MSNSKSIIPVVLGAAVTLLYGCSSTSDLPQAKTRASQTSNVDNYQYLIGPGDALNIFVWRNPEISGQYTVRPDGKVTTSLVEDIEVAGRTPSTLAREIEEKLSTFINNPRVTVSVNNFQGPLAEQVRVIGEAANPQAISYKQNMTLLDLMIAVGGLTEFADGNSAKLVRVKNGEQHTHNINIDDLIRDGDISENVDILPGDIIIIPEAWF; this comes from the coding sequence ATGTCTAACTCTAAAAGCATTATTCCTGTTGTTCTTGGGGCGGCAGTAACCTTATTATACGGGTGCAGCAGTACTTCCGACTTGCCACAGGCGAAGACTCGCGCATCACAAACTTCAAATGTTGATAATTACCAGTACCTGATTGGTCCTGGTGATGCCCTCAATATTTTTGTTTGGCGTAACCCCGAAATCTCAGGTCAGTATACTGTGCGACCTGATGGCAAAGTAACCACTTCTTTAGTCGAGGATATCGAAGTTGCTGGGCGTACCCCATCAACTCTGGCTCGTGAAATTGAAGAAAAGCTGTCTACGTTTATTAACAACCCGCGGGTTACGGTAAGCGTTAACAACTTCCAGGGACCACTGGCCGAACAGGTCCGGGTCATTGGTGAAGCTGCGAACCCGCAGGCGATTAGCTATAAGCAAAACATGACGTTGCTGGATCTGATGATCGCAGTAGGCGGACTGACAGAATTTGCTGATGGCAATAGCGCGAAGTTGGTTCGGGTTAAAAATGGCGAACAGCATACTCATAACATCAATATTGACGACCTTATTCGCGACGGCGATATATCAGAAAATGTCGATATCCTTCCAGGTGATATTATTATCATCCCAGAGGCTTGGTTCTAG
- a CDS encoding XrtA system polysaccharide chain length determinant — protein MQDLQPSIAQFFDFLKGIWIKKRIIIICSWIICPIGFFYVATLPNQYESSAKVYVDTGSPLQPVLKDIAIQSDPKQEIKMMARTLLSRSNLETIARESDLDITTTSDAEFNELISQLSDDIELIYTGEDNIYDIAYTNEEPNAAQRVVQETLELFVEGSLGNNRRDTDTAGRFLDEQIADYENRLAEAEQRLAAFKRKYSEILPLSGTYYGSLQAMKNDLEATRLEIRQTQQQIDAMKAQISSGKMSDSFGVRNEGESSLQTRYDDRIKSLEDQLDTLTLRYTDQHPDVVETKALLANLEEARQEEIEQFFNEQGDDSGQPVGEYNSQLSLDVSRLQSNIASLQVKEEDLQKKIADVESKIDLVPQIEAEQASLNRDYGITKKRYEELLSRRESSDLSRRAEISAEEFQFRIIEPPMVPVSPAGPQRLMLYTLVLLVGFGVGIGIAFLLNQVAPILVRARQLKELADYPIWGTVTHLEVERISKVNKGRIVAFTLSSLAIVVIYGALMTAELLNVNFQSML, from the coding sequence ATGCAGGATTTACAGCCATCGATTGCGCAGTTCTTTGATTTTCTCAAAGGAATATGGATAAAAAAGCGCATCATAATTATTTGTTCATGGATAATCTGTCCTATCGGATTCTTCTATGTAGCAACATTGCCTAACCAGTATGAATCTTCGGCGAAGGTGTACGTAGATACTGGTTCTCCATTGCAACCTGTGCTCAAAGACATTGCTATTCAGTCTGATCCCAAACAAGAGATCAAGATGATGGCCAGAACGTTGTTGAGCCGGTCAAATCTGGAAACCATCGCCAGGGAGAGCGATCTTGATATCACCACCACCAGCGATGCTGAGTTCAATGAACTCATCTCGCAGTTAAGTGATGATATTGAGCTGATCTATACTGGCGAAGACAATATCTATGACATTGCCTATACCAATGAAGAGCCCAATGCAGCGCAACGGGTGGTACAGGAAACACTGGAATTGTTTGTGGAGGGGTCGTTAGGCAACAACCGACGCGACACCGATACCGCCGGCCGATTTCTGGATGAGCAAATCGCTGATTATGAAAATCGTCTGGCCGAAGCGGAACAGCGTCTGGCTGCTTTTAAGCGCAAGTACAGCGAAATTTTGCCATTGTCTGGAACCTATTATGGTTCTTTGCAGGCGATGAAAAATGACCTGGAAGCTACCCGCTTAGAGATTCGTCAGACTCAGCAGCAGATCGACGCCATGAAGGCGCAGATCTCCAGTGGCAAAATGTCCGACAGTTTTGGGGTCAGAAACGAAGGCGAAAGCTCGTTGCAGACGCGTTACGACGACCGTATTAAGTCGCTTGAGGATCAACTCGACACCCTGACTTTGCGCTACACCGATCAGCATCCTGATGTTGTAGAAACAAAAGCTCTGCTGGCTAACCTTGAAGAAGCTCGCCAGGAAGAAATTGAGCAGTTTTTCAATGAGCAGGGTGATGACTCCGGTCAACCTGTTGGTGAGTACAACAGCCAGTTGTCACTTGATGTCAGCCGTCTGCAAAGCAACATCGCTTCGTTACAGGTTAAAGAAGAAGATCTGCAAAAGAAAATTGCTGATGTTGAATCGAAAATTGACCTGGTGCCTCAGATTGAAGCTGAACAAGCTTCACTGAACCGCGATTACGGCATTACCAAAAAGCGCTACGAAGAATTGTTGTCCAGACGTGAGTCTTCCGACCTTTCCCGTCGGGCAGAAATCTCGGCTGAGGAATTTCAGTTCCGCATTATCGAGCCGCCTATGGTTCCAGTCAGCCCGGCTGGTCCTCAGCGTCTGATGCTGTATACACTGGTTCTGTTAGTAGGTTTTGGTGTCGGTATTGGTATTGCATTCCTGCTTAACCAGGTAGCACCGATACTGGTCAGAGCGCGGCAACTCAAAGAACTGGCCGACTATCCAATTTGGGGAACCGTTACGCACCTGGAGGTCGAACGTATTTCCAAAGTGAACAAAGGCAGAATTGTCGCCTTTACCTTAAGTTCACTGGCGATAGTGGTGATTTACGGAGCACTGATGACCGCCGAATTATTAAATGTTAATTTCCAGAGTATGTTGTAA
- a CDS encoding XrtA-associated tyrosine autokinase, with translation MSNTIEKALQRRREAAAAENAKNEKQPTPGAATTKRRRTAPARGPETQVTPFDINIERLEANGHVSVTGQRRGINEEYREIKRKLLANAFGPLASTLKNSNIIMVTSGRASEGKTFTATNLALSIAAEQDKTVLLVDADVLKPNVLNTLGLERRRGIMEYLTGEVDDIAEVLYPTNIDKLKIIPAGRTHHLSTELLASQKMHETVDEFANRYPDRIVIIDTPPLIGITESAVLANFAGQAVVVVEEGRSKLSDIRLSTERLNPNMAIGFVVNKVVNKDANDPGYYGYYYAEDEEKANEA, from the coding sequence ATGAGTAATACCATTGAAAAAGCACTGCAGCGTCGCCGCGAAGCGGCCGCTGCAGAAAACGCCAAAAATGAGAAGCAACCTACGCCTGGTGCCGCCACGACGAAACGCCGAAGAACGGCTCCTGCGCGGGGACCGGAAACCCAGGTTACCCCGTTTGATATTAATATCGAACGGCTTGAAGCCAATGGCCATGTTTCGGTTACTGGGCAACGTCGCGGTATTAACGAAGAATATCGGGAAATTAAGCGTAAGCTATTGGCTAATGCCTTTGGTCCTTTGGCTTCTACGCTTAAAAATAGCAATATCATCATGGTAACCAGTGGTCGTGCTTCAGAAGGTAAAACTTTTACGGCGACAAACCTGGCGCTCAGTATTGCGGCCGAACAGGACAAGACGGTGTTGCTGGTCGATGCCGATGTACTTAAACCCAATGTTCTTAATACCCTGGGGCTGGAAAGACGTCGCGGTATCATGGAATACCTGACCGGCGAAGTCGATGATATCGCCGAGGTGTTGTATCCCACGAACATTGATAAATTAAAGATTATTCCGGCCGGGCGTACCCACCACCTGAGTACAGAATTGCTGGCTAGCCAGAAGATGCACGAAACTGTGGACGAGTTCGCTAACCGTTATCCTGACCGGATAGTGATTATAGATACACCTCCGCTAATTGGTATCACCGAGAGCGCGGTGTTGGCAAACTTTGCTGGTCAGGCTGTGGTGGTGGTTGAAGAAGGCCGCTCCAAGCTTTCTGATATCCGCTTAAGCACAGAGCGTCTTAACCCGAACATGGCTATCGGGTTTGTGGTAAACAAAGTAGTGAATAAGGACGCTAACGACCCGGGCTACTATGGATATTACTATGCAGAAGACGAAGAAAAGGCTAATGAAGCATAA
- a CDS encoding porin family protein: protein MKHKFAISKLAAFTTLSLSTAGAHAGDLTLQPKVTSQAIFQQLDSDTRGDRDLTTLQIEPSLRALYNSRKATVSVTGTGTYLDREAQAGSDKDSYLEYRYDAEFRAIERLLTLQARGSSTYRNANTNNFLLSDFLVNSNDLTRTESNTVSASTDLSRGAWIAGTGTVAYSKVRTEENEFAGANNSRLNNDTISVNGHLFNGDAARTFAWDVTGDYSDTDRTSSAQRDFESYNVNGFVDKQVYGDWAFRVSGQSESHSFGSVNDEFAQEREFDSVGAGIAYRQSGSRYVAITANKASSSNEDNDGDVYPGVEVDWAFTSRTSLFARYGKRFYGDAATVRFEHAAKRIRTSLVYNEDVSNFSQLLSSESNAAVFVCPGSFLSALCFQPSGSGYDLQAGEQLVQLGEDNNALEDDVILRKNGKFQVSYQSRKLRVGVFAQYSDDDYLAQDRVRTTKTVGLNADYRVGAFTNFNTSLSFANIDRTTEDGRSGDGENTRFSMGLNRQFSRYFNLNIGYSYIDSTGDIQTGVFGSNYTDQRITLGVVYQY, encoded by the coding sequence ATGAAGCATAAGTTTGCTATTTCAAAGTTAGCTGCTTTTACAACGCTGTCGCTGAGCACTGCAGGTGCTCACGCGGGCGATCTGACCTTACAGCCGAAAGTAACCTCACAGGCTATTTTTCAGCAGCTTGATTCCGATACCCGAGGTGATCGGGATTTGACCACGCTGCAAATTGAGCCGTCGTTACGGGCGCTGTACAACAGCCGTAAGGCCACAGTCTCAGTAACAGGCACCGGCACCTACCTTGATCGGGAAGCTCAGGCCGGCTCCGATAAAGACAGTTATCTGGAATATCGTTACGACGCTGAGTTTCGAGCGATAGAGCGCTTGCTGACCTTACAGGCCAGGGGCAGTTCAACCTACAGAAATGCCAATACCAACAACTTCTTACTGTCAGACTTTTTGGTTAACTCCAACGACTTAACCCGTACTGAATCTAATACCGTTAGTGCCAGTACTGATTTGAGTCGGGGGGCCTGGATTGCTGGCACTGGTACCGTGGCCTATTCAAAAGTTCGTACTGAAGAAAATGAATTTGCCGGCGCCAACAATAGCCGTCTGAACAATGACACTATTTCGGTAAATGGTCACTTGTTTAACGGCGATGCTGCACGAACATTTGCCTGGGATGTTACCGGCGACTACAGTGATACCGATCGTACCTCGTCAGCTCAGCGTGACTTTGAAAGTTATAATGTGAATGGCTTTGTCGACAAGCAGGTTTATGGCGACTGGGCGTTTCGGGTTTCAGGGCAAAGCGAGTCACATAGTTTTGGCTCAGTAAATGATGAATTTGCGCAAGAGCGTGAATTTGACAGTGTGGGCGCGGGTATTGCCTATCGGCAAAGCGGCTCTCGGTATGTGGCCATAACGGCCAATAAAGCCAGTTCTTCGAACGAAGACAATGATGGCGATGTTTATCCGGGTGTTGAAGTCGATTGGGCGTTTACTTCCCGTACCAGTTTGTTCGCTCGTTATGGCAAACGCTTTTACGGCGATGCCGCCACCGTGCGCTTCGAGCATGCTGCTAAGCGGATCCGCACCTCACTGGTTTACAACGAAGACGTCAGCAATTTTTCGCAGTTGTTGTCCAGCGAGTCTAATGCCGCGGTCTTTGTTTGCCCGGGCAGCTTTTTATCGGCCCTGTGCTTTCAGCCTTCAGGCTCCGGCTACGATCTTCAGGCCGGCGAGCAGCTGGTTCAGTTAGGTGAAGACAACAACGCTTTGGAAGACGATGTTATCTTGCGCAAAAATGGTAAGTTTCAAGTTTCCTATCAATCTCGCAAACTTCGTGTAGGGGTGTTTGCCCAATACAGTGATGATGATTATCTGGCGCAGGATCGGGTAAGAACCACTAAAACAGTAGGGTTGAACGCAGATTACCGGGTAGGGGCATTTACCAACTTTAATACATCATTAAGCTTTGCCAATATTGATCGTACTACCGAAGACGGCCGTTCCGGCGATGGCGAAAACACTCGATTTTCGATGGGGCTGAACCGCCAGTTTTCGCGTTACTTTAATCTGAATATTGGTTATTCGTATATTGATAGCACCGGCGATATCCAGACCGGTGTGTTTGGCAGTAATTATACTGACCAGCGCATCACGTTAGGGGTGGTTTATCAGTATTAG
- a CDS encoding polysaccharide deacetylase family protein: MIHSLYLNHGLNWMLNKALSQHVCIFTLHRPAGPHGLNGVDLEMLEALLQLLTRHGCQFISIDELLTSGNSLNPAKNYICFTVDDGYEDQTELLIPLLLKYHAKPTLFVITDLIEGESLPWDAQITTTVLSTRHNSLDAAQLGVPGEKWLSLTDRRYIRRYLSLHAKRLEKNARQTFVAALKETLCADTPINSQHFTPTNWERLRELEQQGLTVGSHTCSHSPLATLTREDIGEELERSKRILHAQLSRPSRVFCYPVGMNEDFDLRGIEAVKDAGFIGALTSEPGYFISETAAKKPFTIPRLSLPASLNTAVRYTSWLEKLRSHQ, encoded by the coding sequence TTGATACACTCGCTTTATCTTAATCATGGACTGAACTGGATGCTGAATAAAGCATTGAGTCAGCATGTCTGTATTTTTACATTGCACCGCCCCGCAGGCCCTCATGGCCTGAACGGGGTTGATCTGGAAATGTTGGAAGCGCTGCTACAACTGCTTACCCGCCATGGGTGTCAGTTTATTAGTATTGATGAGCTGCTGACGTCTGGAAACTCTCTTAACCCGGCCAAAAACTATATCTGTTTTACCGTGGATGACGGCTACGAAGACCAGACTGAATTGCTCATCCCGCTACTGCTTAAATATCACGCTAAACCGACATTGTTTGTTATCACGGATCTGATTGAAGGTGAGAGCCTGCCCTGGGATGCGCAGATTACCACCACGGTCCTTTCAACCCGCCACAACTCCCTGGATGCGGCTCAGCTTGGCGTACCTGGGGAAAAGTGGTTATCACTTACCGATCGTCGCTATATTCGTCGCTACCTGTCGCTGCATGCAAAACGTCTGGAAAAGAACGCTCGCCAGACCTTTGTAGCGGCGCTGAAGGAAACCCTGTGCGCAGACACCCCGATTAATAGTCAGCATTTCACCCCCACCAACTGGGAGCGATTGCGAGAGCTGGAGCAACAGGGATTAACCGTAGGCTCGCATACCTGTTCGCACAGCCCGTTGGCAACGCTGACCCGTGAAGATATAGGTGAAGAACTGGAACGCAGTAAACGTATTTTGCATGCGCAACTGTCCCGGCCTTCCCGGGTATTCTGTTATCCGGTAGGAATGAACGAAGACTTTGACTTACGCGGTATCGAGGCCGTGAAAGACGCCGGATTCATCGGCGCACTTACCTCTGAACCGGGTTATTTTATTAGTGAAACCGCTGCTAAAAAGCCTTTCACCATACCCCGCCTGAGTTTGCCGGCCAGCCTGAATACGGCGGTTCGCTATACGTCCTGGCTGGAAAAGCTGCGAAGCCATCAATAA
- a CDS encoding XrtA system polysaccharide deacetylase, with the protein MTDVNAMTVDVEEYFQVEAFAQDISVNEWSSYESRLQIQMDKLLSTFADNNVKATFFTLGWIAEAHPELLRKLVREGHEVASHGFMHQHLSKQNADVFYEDITKAKKLIEDIIGTEVKGYRAPCFSISADNDWAHDLIAKAGYKYSSSSYPINHDLYGVPNAPRDAYRLSNGLLEIPVTTAVMGNKVFPAGGGGYFRLLPFWMFNYLFNKGQQGRIGNFYTHPWEFDPEQPRIDSNMKSRFRHHVNQKSAMKKLSKLCASYNWTSMEQAYLGKEHPVLGDWPTVASGQYMASAV; encoded by the coding sequence ATGACAGATGTAAATGCGATGACTGTCGATGTGGAAGAATACTTTCAGGTCGAAGCCTTCGCCCAGGATATTTCGGTAAATGAGTGGTCCAGTTATGAGTCCCGTCTGCAAATTCAGATGGATAAGTTACTTTCGACCTTTGCCGATAATAATGTAAAAGCCACTTTTTTTACGTTGGGCTGGATAGCTGAGGCGCATCCTGAGCTATTGAGAAAGTTGGTGCGTGAAGGTCACGAAGTTGCCAGTCATGGTTTTATGCATCAGCATTTGTCCAAGCAAAATGCCGATGTGTTCTATGAAGACATCACCAAGGCCAAAAAACTGATTGAAGATATCATCGGCACTGAGGTTAAAGGCTATCGGGCACCGTGTTTTTCGATTAGCGCAGATAACGATTGGGCCCACGACTTAATCGCCAAAGCAGGCTATAAATATAGCTCCAGTAGCTACCCTATTAACCACGACCTCTATGGAGTGCCTAATGCGCCTCGCGATGCGTATCGGTTGTCTAACGGTTTGTTAGAGATTCCGGTTACCACTGCGGTAATGGGGAACAAGGTTTTCCCTGCAGGCGGTGGTGGCTATTTCCGGTTACTGCCATTCTGGATGTTTAATTATCTGTTTAATAAGGGCCAGCAAGGTCGCATAGGCAACTTTTATACGCATCCCTGGGAATTTGACCCAGAACAGCCGCGTATTGACAGCAACATGAAATCGCGCTTTCGCCATCATGTTAACCAGAAATCTGCCATGAAAAAACTTTCCAAACTATGCGCCAGCTATAACTGGACCAGTATGGAACAAGCCTACCTGGGTAAGGAACACCCGGTCCTGGGCGACTGGCCGACTGTAGCCAGCGGACAATATATGGCCTCGGCGGTGTAA